A region from the Streptomyces lydicus genome encodes:
- a CDS encoding ABC transporter ATP-binding protein: MTALLQVEDLRVAYGKIEAVKGISFSVEAGQAVTLIGTNGAGKTTTLRTLSGLLKPLAGKITFDGEPLDGVPAHKIVERGLAHSPEGRRLFPRLTIAENLQLGAFLRKDTDGIEKDIQRVYELFPILGERRKQASGTLSGGEQQMLAMGRALMSRPKLLMLDEPSMGLSPIMMQKIMETIRELRSQGTTILLVEQNAQAALSLADQGHVMEIGRIVLSGSGASLLHDESVRKAYLGED, from the coding sequence ATGACCGCACTGCTCCAAGTCGAGGACCTCCGCGTCGCCTACGGCAAGATCGAAGCCGTCAAAGGCATCTCGTTCTCCGTCGAAGCAGGACAGGCCGTCACCCTCATCGGCACCAACGGCGCCGGCAAGACCACCACCCTGCGCACCCTCTCAGGACTCCTCAAGCCCCTCGCCGGCAAGATCACCTTCGACGGCGAACCACTCGACGGCGTCCCCGCCCACAAGATCGTCGAACGCGGCCTCGCCCACTCCCCCGAAGGCCGCCGCCTCTTCCCCCGCCTCACCATCGCCGAAAACCTCCAGCTCGGCGCCTTCCTCCGCAAGGACACCGACGGCATCGAGAAAGACATCCAACGCGTCTACGAACTCTTCCCCATCCTCGGCGAACGCAGAAAACAAGCCTCCGGCACCCTCTCCGGCGGCGAACAGCAAATGCTCGCCATGGGCCGCGCCCTGATGTCCCGCCCCAAACTCCTCATGCTCGACGAGCCCTCCATGGGCCTCTCCCCGATCATGATGCAGAAGATCATGGAAACCATCCGCGAACTCCGCTCCCAAGGCACCACCATCCTCCTCGTCGAACAGAACGCCCAGGCCGCACTCTCCCTCGCCGACCAAGGACACGTCATGGAAATCGGCCGCATCGTCCTCTCCGGCAGCGGCGCATCCCTCCTCCACGACGAATCCGTCCGCAAGGCCTACCTCGGCGAGGACTGA
- a CDS encoding ABC transporter ATP-binding protein — protein sequence MTTPTSLAPATDTDTVLRADGVTMRFGGLTAVRDVSLTVGTGEIVGLIGPNGAGKTTFFNCLTGLYVPTEGTVSYRGTRLSRKPHLVTQAGVARTFQNIRLFANMTVLENVLVGRHTRTKEGLWSALLRGPGFKKAERTSEQRAMELLEFTGLAHKRDHLARNLPYGEQRKLEIARALASEPGLLLLDEPTAGMNPQETRATQDLVLAIRAQGTAVLVIEHDMRFIFNLCDRVAVLVQGQKLVEGTAEIVQADERVIAAYLGTPVDGMPAPDDTTDPDGTTAPDGTTGTDGTTGPAAGTENADGPGQAEGPGQAAGPGQPDAADGTTPPAPPDHPAQGQTGDTP from the coding sequence ATGACCACACCCACCAGCCTCGCACCCGCCACTGACACCGACACCGTCCTGCGAGCCGACGGCGTCACCATGCGCTTCGGCGGACTCACCGCCGTACGCGACGTCAGCCTCACCGTCGGCACCGGCGAAATCGTCGGCCTCATCGGCCCCAACGGCGCCGGCAAAACCACCTTCTTCAACTGCCTCACCGGCCTCTACGTGCCCACCGAAGGCACCGTCAGCTACCGAGGCACCCGTCTCTCCCGCAAACCCCACCTCGTCACCCAGGCCGGCGTCGCCCGCACCTTCCAGAACATCCGCCTCTTCGCCAACATGACCGTCCTCGAAAACGTCCTCGTCGGACGCCACACCCGCACCAAAGAAGGCCTCTGGTCCGCCCTCCTGCGCGGCCCCGGCTTCAAAAAAGCCGAACGCACCAGCGAACAACGCGCCATGGAACTCCTGGAATTCACCGGCCTCGCCCACAAACGCGACCACCTCGCCCGCAACCTCCCCTACGGCGAACAACGCAAGCTCGAAATCGCCCGCGCCCTCGCCAGCGAACCCGGACTCCTCCTCCTGGACGAACCCACCGCCGGCATGAACCCCCAGGAAACCCGCGCCACCCAGGACCTCGTCCTCGCCATCCGCGCACAGGGCACCGCCGTCCTCGTCATCGAGCACGACATGCGCTTCATCTTCAACCTCTGCGACCGCGTCGCCGTCCTCGTCCAGGGACAGAAACTCGTCGAGGGCACCGCCGAGATCGTCCAGGCCGACGAACGCGTCATCGCCGCCTACCTCGGCACACCCGTCGACGGCATGCCGGCGCCGGACGACACCACCGACCCGGACGGCACAACAGCGCCGGACGGAACAACAGGCACGGACGGCACAACAGGCCCGGCAGCCGGGACGGAAAACGCCGACGGGCCAGGACAGGCGGAAGGGCCAGGACAGGCGGCAGGGCCAGGACAACCCGACGCAGCAGACGGGACGACCCCACCAGCCCCACCAGACCACCCGGCCCAGGGACAGACCGGAGACACCCCATGA